AATAAGGCAGGCGGTAATTATTCTTCACGTATTGTAGAAAAAATATCTGCTGGTAAAGGAGCAAGACAAAAGGCTTTAAATGCAGAAAAAAGAGTTACTAATGCTAACAAAAAGACTTTAAATCCATTAATACATAAAAGACCAAAAGCAAACTAATTATGAATTTGAATTATATATCATTGGGTTTAGATTACAACACTTACATTGGTGTTGATAATGAGCTTCGTTATGATTTTCAACAACATATAGATTTTATTAACGATTATTTTTCAAAAGCAATTAGAAAAGATAAGTTTAAAACTGATGGCACATTCAATATGATTAACGTTGCTTTATCGGAGTTTGAGTTAAAAACATCATCTATTGTGCCTTCTAACGTATTGCAAGTACATTTAGATTTTGATAAGTCGAAATATAAAAAGGCAAAAAAAACAAACGACTGTAGTTATTATTTAGAATTACTTGAAAAAGGTTTTAAAAAAGCTCACAAGTTTAAATCCATACCGTTAGATAATCTTTTGAATTTGATAGAGGAATTTAAAAAAGGAGATTGTTTAAATAAATGGGTTCACAAGAAAAAACGTTTTAAAGGAGATGATTTAGAAATTATACTAACTTGTGAATTAACTACTAACTGTTTTCAATTGTGGTTAACTGCAAATAAAATAAGCACTAAAGAAGAGCTGATAAATGGAGTTATAATGAGAACAGAAACAGGAACTTCAATTCACGAAGGAATGTTTAAAAACATTATAATTGATAAAGATATTATAATAACTGACAAGAGTGATAGCCCAAGAGTAATAGTAAATAAACAGGCTGTATTTAAAAGGGAGTTATTATTTGAAATAAACGGTGATTCTGAAATAAAAGAAATATTATCGTATGAATTATAAGTAACAAGAATTAATGTAAAGCCACAACGAAAGTTGTGGTTTTTTTATTTATAAGCTAAACGAGTTTTAGCATCACGAAGTAAAGCATCAAGATTATAAAGGATAGCTTCTTTATCCTGCTCTGCTACGTCCAAAGCACTTTTAAAATAACGTGTCCCTTAAATGGGAATAGATATAGAAACACCTGTTGATTCAGGTGTTTTCTGTTTATACTAACTAAGTACATATTTTACAGCTGCTATTTTTATTCAGCTTAATTCTTAGATCTTTTTGTTCTTTAAAACCCAATTTATATTGGTTAAAATTTGTGATTTTCCCTGAGTACGTTTCTAATGGCGTATTTCCTCCCAAAGATTTTTGTGGTCTTTTACTGTTATATGTTTCTACAACCTGTACAAAAATATTAGCTAATTGTTTTTTTGAGTTTATGTTTTTTGGGTAAAGAAACTGGTGCTTCAATATTTTATTTAAAGCTTCTATCATTGAGTTAGAATATAAAACATCGCGCTGCGCAATGATATGTTTGTGAGGAAATACTATATTATTTAAAAATGAGAATACATTACTATTTATATTTTCTGTACCTGCATCTGTAACCAATTCTAATTTATCTGGTTTGTATCGTTTTGTAGCTTCTCTTAATATATTTGCTAGTGCTTTTCCAGAATTTGATGTTTCAATTTTATAACCTAGTATATACTTTGAGTAATGATCCATTAGTATATGTATATAGTGTTTTTTACCATCTCCTGTTTTAAAGATAGTTACATCGGCACACCATTTTTCATTTGGTTGCTTAGTAATAAGTGGATTATAATCATTGCTTTTTTTTCGTTTTGGTTTGTTAGCAAAACCCAATAACCTGCAATAATTATAAAAAGTACTATCGCAACACTTAAGTGCATTATCTCTAACTGCTTTAATGTATACAGATGCTTTTGACCAAAACTGATAATCTTTATGAGTCATATAAGATTTAATCACTTCAACTTCTTTTGGTAGCAATTGATTTGGAAAACGTTTGCTACATCTACTATAATATGAGCTATCACATTTATGGATGACTATAGATTTATAATTCTGGTATGTGCTACGAGAAATGCCAAACAGTTTTAATGCACTTTCTATAGGAATGCTCTCCTT
This DNA window, taken from Winogradskyella sp. PC-19, encodes the following:
- a CDS encoding DDE-type integrase/transposase/recombinase — encoded protein: MRKSWDTSVKHLARLGILESILTREQYSQLPSSNISRWKHEPEDKYEFSELNELLKQELDLIKRFCQSSRIKQLNENYFRLIDAFNHITDNAKPLKKSIKNNKAIIVNTIEQVKESIPIESALKLFGISRSTYQNYKSIVIHKCDSSYYSRCSKRFPNQLLPKEVEVIKSYMTHKDYQFWSKASVYIKAVRDNALKCCDSTFYNYCRLLGFANKPKRKKSNDYNPLITKQPNEKWCADVTIFKTGDGKKHYIHILMDHYSKYILGYKIETSNSGKALANILREATKRYKPDKLELVTDAGTENINSNVFSFLNNIVFPHKHIIAQRDVLYSNSMIEALNKILKHQFLYPKNINSKKQLANIFVQVVETYNSKRPQKSLGGNTPLETYSGKITNFNQYKLGFKEQKDLRIKLNKNSSCKICT